One window of Lytechinus variegatus isolate NC3 chromosome 2, Lvar_3.0, whole genome shotgun sequence genomic DNA carries:
- the LOC121409672 gene encoding adhesion G protein-coupled receptor L3-like: MVSTNRTHTTCECVHFTHFAILMEPPPPPPPDIVDMVFVWSARALAGVSETLLFLLICVFVCCTRVRSLRHLIHAHVALSCMLSIQFLCLATLEWTPLICLVMGALFEYFCLAFAFWLLIESIQGLSDVHFGYRQADRIITSCPVPERYYGYMCLAWGAPGLVVGVTIAININAFQELNSGLCWVTDEHDLYLSFYGPLGVCFGLTMLFMFIVRRGVDKFFNTETLSSSMLATCVISIVNVGAWAAGYLGFYGPTIVAYYIYLLTYASMLKLIFGKNLNMLKGHRKIRGIGNGRNTPVEKITITQDNDNTGKKRKKKKKGKKPVTYVPGGKDHWSRDSSKLPGRTNASVRIQPRADNEKKIILS, encoded by the exons ATGGTATCCACCAATAGGACTCATACAACCTGCGAATGTGTGCACTTTACTCACTTCGCTATCCTTATGGAACCACCGCCTCCACCG cCCCCTGATATTGTGGATATGGTGTTTGTTTGGTCTGCGAGAGCACTAGCTGGAGTCTCAGAAACATTGCTGTTTCTTCTCATCTGTGTCTTCGTCTGTTGCAC TCGTGTTCGTTCACTTCGTCATCTGATCCACGCACACGTGGCGTTGTCATGCATGTTATCAATCCAGTTTCTGTGTTTGGCAACACTCGAGTGGACACCG TTGATCTGCCTGGTGATGGGTGCATTGTTTGAGTACTTCTGCCTTGCTTTTGCCTTTTGGCTTCTAATCGAGTCCATCCAAGGACTGAGCGATGTCCACTTCGGCTACAGACAAGCTGACCGCATCATTACCTCGTGCCCAGTGCCAGAGAGATACTACGGGTACATGTGCCTTGCATGGG gTGCTCCCGGCCTTGTTGTAGGTGTCACCATAGCAATTAACATTAATGCATTCCAAGAACTCAACAGTGGTTT ATGCTGGGTTACTGATGAACATGACCTGTACCTGTCATTTTATGGACCGCTTGGTGTTTGCTTCGGT CTCACGATGTTGTTTATGTTCATCGTAAGACGCGGCGTGGACAAATTTTTCAATACAGAGACACTCAG TTCAAGTATGCTTGCGACTTGTGTCATTTCCATAGTTAACGTCGGAGCCTGGGCGGCTGGTTATTTGGGCTTTTACGGACCGACAATCGTTGCTTATTATATCTACCTCCTGACCTATGCCTCCATG TTAAAGCTCATCTTTGGGAAGAATCTCAACATGCTCAAGGGGCATCGTAAAATCAGAGGCATTGGAAATGGGAGAAACACCCCTGTTGAGAAGATTACTATC ACACAAGACAATGACAATACGggcaagaagaggaagaaaaagaagaaagggaagaagCCAGTCACAT atgtACCTGGCGGGAAGGACCATTGGTCACGCGACTCGTCCAAGCTACCTGGCAGAACAAACGCCTCGGTTAGGATTCAACCCAGGGCTGACAACgaaaagaaaattatccttTCCTAG